The nucleotide window ACTAGACACTGGATATATATGAAATTTTCCTCTTTTTACTGCTTCTATAATTTCATCATCTAAAACTATTTCATCAATATTTTTAAATGGAATCATTACTCCCTGTTCATCTGTAAATCCTAATTGTTTACATGTATAATAAAATCCTTCTATTTTTTCAGTAATTCCTCCCACAGGTTGAATTTCACCTTTTTGATTGACAGAACCTGTAACGCCTATATACTGTTTGAGAGGAATATCTCCAATACTAGATAATATTGCATAAAGTTCCGTACTCGATGCACTATCTCCATCAATACTGCTATAAGACTGCTCAAAACATATTTTAGTAGTCAAATTTAAAGGTTCCCTCCTGCAAAATCTTTCATTTAAAAAACCCTCTAAAATCATAACTCCTTTATCATGTATATTTCCACTAAGCTTTACTTCTCTTTCAATATTTATTATTCCATTGTTTCCTGCATAAGTAGAAACTGTAATTACATTTGGCCTTCCAAACATGTAATCTCCCATATCTATTATAGCTAAACCATTAATTTTTCCTACTTTTTTTCCTTTGACATCTATTATTATTTTTCCTTCCCTATATAACTCATTTATTTTTTCTTCAATTTTATTTACTCTACGCTTTTTCTCTATAATAGCCTTTTCAACATGTTTTTCCGTAATAAATTTATTTCCGTCATAACCAGCAAATACATCTGCTTCTATTAAAATTTCTATAATTTTATTAAATTTTGTTGAAAGCTTCTTTTGACTTCCTGCTAATCTATTACTATATTCAAGTACTTTTATAACCCCTTTTTTATCAAAATGCCTTAATCCTTCACTTTGACAATAATATGATATAAAATTTGCCATCTTCATAATATTTTCATGATTATTTTCCATTACTGAATCAAAATCCACTTTAATTTTAAATAATTTATGAAAATCTTCATCATAATTGTATATTAAATTATATATATATGGACTTCCTATTAATATGATTTTTAATTTAACAGGCACAGCTTCTGGATTTAAAGTAGCAACACTACTAATACCTAATAAATGTCTTAAACTCTCTATCTTAATTTCACCCGTATTTAATACTCTCTTTAAAAAAATCCAAGATAATGGTTCTCCAAGTAACTGCTGAGCCTGTAGTATCAAATATCCACCATTTGCTCTATGAATTGCTCCTGCTTTAATCATAGTAAAATCAGTCTTTAAAGTTCCTTTTTCATTTTCATATTCTATCAAACCAGCTAAATTATTATAAGTAGGATTACACTCAACTATAACAGGTGCTCCACTTTGCTCACTATTATCTACAAATAAATTTACATAATATCTGGGAGCAATTTTTTTTATATCTATATTGGCACCTAAATCTTCCTCTCCTAAAACTTTAAAATCT belongs to Caminicella sporogenes DSM 14501 and includes:
- a CDS encoding Lon protease family protein; the protein is MRKYKELSYEQLKMIYNPRDFKFKTTKELKSSYSIIGQERAVKAMEFGLDVKNSKYNIFVCGQKGTGKTSYTISSVKERAVKEKTPDDWCYVYNFREPNRPKAINLPAGKGREFKEDMEFLIRDLLTEVPKTFVSEDYEKNKNDILKEFQEKKSELLEELFDFGRRLGFEIRNAVSGLILVPIKNGKNLSDEEYDELSEREKEEYEKKAEELQIKAIEILKKIKILEKEMKKKLRDFEKMIAHFMVKPMIEVLIEKYKSYSRVLDYIKEVEEDIIENIADFKVLGEEDLGANIDIKKIAPRYYVNLFVDNSEQSGAPVIVECNPTYNNLAGLIEYENEKGTLKTDFTMIKAGAIHRANGGYLILQAQQLLGEPLSWIFLKRVLNTGEIKIESLRHLLGISSVATLNPEAVPVKLKIILIGSPYIYNLIYNYDEDFHKLFKIKVDFDSVMENNHENIMKMANFISYYCQSEGLRHFDKKGVIKVLEYSNRLAGSQKKLSTKFNKIIEILIEADVFAGYDGNKFITEKHVEKAIIEKKRRVNKIEEKINELYREGKIIIDVKGKKVGKINGLAIIDMGDYMFGRPNVITVSTYAGNNGIINIEREVKLSGNIHDKGVMILEGFLNERFCRREPLNLTTKICFEQSYSSIDGDSASSTELYAILSSIGDIPLKQYIGVTGSVNQKGEIQPVGGITEKIEGFYYTCKQLGFTDEQGVMIPFKNIDEIVLDDEIIEAVKRGKFHIYPVSSIEEGIEILTDKTYEEVEEIILSKMKEYNKTINFCEKN